Proteins from one Bacteroides mediterraneensis genomic window:
- a CDS encoding DUF5106 domain-containing protein yields the protein MNGYFLGIGMILLFSACGNSSQQKQAKTTATVENPQTVSEAKFPFPEIPTMLTQPDERKAYLMAHYWDNFNFADTALVNNRNVAEQGAADYLAILADGTLSGERIKGSLDSFCKGLEVQEHARKVFLQMMEDYLYNPNSPYHNEALYALFLERMLKSKYVDEARKSSLKFSLDLISRNCPGKVATDFMYFLPDGSKRSLAQTRAKNNRLLLVFYDPECPSCHETMQEMVADGLLAEAVKDGKLTVLAVYTEGNQEVWKRTLSDLPQGWTVGSDHETVKQGALYDLKAMPSLYLLDGSKKVLLKDAPYAKIREEIAAL from the coding sequence ATGAATGGATACTTTTTAGGGATAGGAATGATTTTGCTGTTTTCTGCCTGTGGAAATTCTTCCCAGCAGAAGCAAGCAAAAACTACTGCAACGGTAGAAAACCCTCAAACCGTCTCGGAAGCCAAGTTCCCTTTCCCTGAAATCCCCACCATGCTCACCCAGCCGGACGAACGGAAAGCATATCTCATGGCGCACTACTGGGATAACTTTAATTTCGCAGATACGGCATTGGTGAACAACCGGAACGTGGCGGAGCAGGGAGCGGCAGACTACTTGGCCATACTGGCCGACGGGACGCTCTCCGGGGAGCGGATAAAAGGCAGTCTGGACAGTTTCTGCAAAGGGCTGGAAGTGCAGGAGCATGCGCGGAAGGTGTTCTTGCAAATGATGGAGGACTACCTGTATAACCCGAATTCGCCTTACCATAATGAGGCCTTGTATGCCTTGTTCTTGGAGCGGATGCTGAAAAGCAAATATGTAGACGAGGCGCGGAAGAGTTCGCTGAAGTTCAGCCTTGACCTGATTAGCCGGAACTGTCCGGGAAAGGTGGCAACGGACTTTATGTATTTCCTGCCGGACGGAAGCAAGCGGTCGCTGGCGCAGACGCGGGCAAAGAACAATCGTCTGCTGTTGGTGTTCTATGATCCGGAGTGCCCGAGCTGTCACGAAACGATGCAGGAGATGGTGGCCGACGGGCTGCTGGCGGAAGCCGTAAAGGACGGAAAACTGACGGTGTTGGCGGTGTACACCGAAGGGAATCAGGAGGTATGGAAGCGTACACTGAGTGATTTGCCTCAGGGATGGACGGTAGGCAGTGACCATGAAACGGTGAAGCAGGGGGCCTTGTACGACCTGAAAGCGATGCCTTCGCTGTATCTGCTGGACGGCTCGAAGAAGGTGCTGCTGAAGGATGCGCCTTACGCAAAGATTCGGGAGGAGATTGCGGCACTGTAA
- a CDS encoding FecR family protein, protein MNELEEKCLRFVLRHYQKNKLDTRQALKVFKEKHGVVGRAGGKNRYFLTLSGLAAAILLAFIVWVGISTEKQWTELAAYEHAVKYQLPDSSVVTVYPYSSICFRTKDYAKVCREVKLTGKADFRIKRDCTRPFKVIGKLAEVQVLGTCFVMDESRADTAWVQVESGKVRFSVLGQSEGVELLAGMEAQVVKGQHVPQIVRRPDSVKKGSFVFENTPLPKVLAELSRYYGVKLVADRTDKRLTASFDAHSLDEIIEIIEKVLKVHIKKQV, encoded by the coding sequence ATGAATGAATTAGAAGAAAAATGCCTTCGTTTTGTGTTGAGGCATTATCAAAAGAATAAATTGGACACACGGCAGGCTTTGAAAGTTTTCAAGGAAAAGCATGGAGTGGTTGGAAGGGCAGGCGGAAAGAACCGGTATTTCCTGACCTTATCCGGGCTGGCTGCGGCTATATTGTTGGCGTTTATTGTCTGGGTGGGCATATCTACTGAGAAGCAGTGGACAGAATTGGCAGCATACGAGCATGCAGTAAAGTACCAGTTGCCGGACAGTTCGGTCGTTACGGTATATCCTTATTCCTCTATTTGTTTCCGTACAAAGGATTACGCAAAGGTATGTCGTGAAGTGAAATTGACGGGGAAAGCTGATTTTAGGATAAAAAGAGATTGTACTCGTCCGTTTAAAGTAATAGGAAAGTTGGCTGAAGTTCAAGTGTTGGGTACTTGTTTCGTAATGGATGAAAGCCGTGCGGATACCGCATGGGTTCAGGTGGAATCGGGAAAAGTACGGTTTTCTGTACTAGGTCAGTCGGAAGGTGTAGAACTTCTGGCTGGAATGGAGGCACAAGTGGTAAAAGGTCAGCATGTTCCGCAAATCGTTCGTCGTCCAGATTCTGTAAAGAAAGGAAGTTTTGTATTTGAGAATACTCCTCTTCCGAAAGTACTTGCAGAGCTATCCCGTTATTATGGGGTAAAGCTGGTAGCCGACCGGACAGACAAACGGTTGACAGCCAGTTTCGATGCACACAGTCTGGACGAAATCATCGAGATAATAGAAAAAGTATTAAAAGTGCATATTAAAAAACAAGTATGA
- the dprA gene encoding DNA-processing protein DprA yields MNEKELLCRLALPLLPGIGLVSARHLIQAAGSATMLFEHTRELPALIPGLSPKIATAFQHTEVFRVCEAELSFAQKHQIQCLTEDDEAYPSRLRECPDAPLVLFYKGSANLNSRHILSIVGTRNATDYGKSLCQRFMQELSTLLPDTLIVSGLAYGIDIHAHREALSRGFDTVGVLAHGLDRIYPAVHRRTAAEMLTQGGLLTEFMSGTNPDRQNFVKRNRIVAGLSDATLVVESGPKGGSLITAEIAESYQRDCFAFPGRVGDTYSTGCNVLIQKNRAALIQSAEDVVKAMNWDHTPVVPQVVQRQLFPELTPEEEQVVTHLKKHPDGIQVNTLVVETNIAINRMTSLLFNLEMKGVVRALAGGVYKLA; encoded by the coding sequence ATGAACGAAAAAGAACTCCTCTGCCGTCTGGCCCTGCCCCTTCTGCCCGGCATCGGCCTGGTAAGCGCCCGCCACCTGATTCAGGCTGCCGGAAGTGCCACCATGCTTTTCGAGCATACCCGCGAACTGCCGGCCCTCATCCCCGGCCTGTCGCCCAAGATAGCCACCGCCTTCCAGCACACCGAAGTGTTCCGCGTGTGCGAAGCTGAACTGTCGTTTGCACAGAAACACCAGATTCAATGCCTGACCGAAGACGACGAAGCTTACCCTTCCCGCCTCCGCGAATGTCCCGACGCCCCGCTCGTGCTGTTCTACAAAGGCTCGGCCAACTTGAACAGCCGGCACATTCTGAGCATCGTGGGTACCCGAAACGCCACCGACTACGGCAAATCGCTCTGCCAGCGGTTCATGCAGGAACTCAGCACTCTGTTGCCCGACACACTGATTGTAAGCGGACTGGCCTACGGCATTGATATTCACGCCCACCGGGAAGCCCTCTCCCGCGGCTTCGACACCGTCGGCGTACTAGCTCACGGACTGGACCGCATCTATCCCGCCGTACACCGCCGCACCGCTGCCGAGATGCTGACACAGGGCGGACTACTCACCGAGTTCATGAGCGGCACCAATCCCGACCGGCAAAACTTCGTGAAGCGCAACCGTATCGTAGCCGGGCTCAGCGACGCCACCCTCGTAGTGGAATCCGGTCCCAAGGGAGGTTCTTTGATTACAGCGGAAATTGCCGAGAGCTACCAGCGCGACTGCTTCGCCTTTCCGGGCCGTGTAGGCGATACCTACTCCACGGGCTGCAACGTGCTGATACAAAAAAACCGCGCTGCCTTGATACAGAGCGCAGAAGACGTAGTAAAAGCCATGAACTGGGACCATACCCCCGTTGTGCCACAGGTGGTCCAGCGCCAGCTTTTCCCGGAACTGACACCCGAAGAAGAACAGGTGGTCACTCATTTAAAGAAACACCCCGACGGTATTCAGGTCAACACGCTTGTGGTGGAGACCAACATCGCCATCAACCGCATGACCAGCCTGCTGTTCAATCTGGAGATGAAAGGCGTGGTCCGCGCTTTGGCAGGAGGAGTTTACAAGTTAGCCTGA
- a CDS encoding tRNA-dihydrouridine synthase family protein, with translation MKENVPVIYAAPLQGFTEAAWRNAHAQCFGGVEAYYTPFVRLEKGVIRNKDRRDVSPDENTVPRLIPQVIASEPEELRQLTDFLTGLGYRELDVNMGCPFPLIVRRGKGAGILSSPEKVAALLETMKAFPEIRFSVKMRLGGQEPNEWRALVPLLNGSCVTQVTLHPRIGKQQYKGTVDREAFRAFYEACELPLVYNGDLQTVADIREVLEAFPRLKGVMLGRGLLANPSLALAFREGELSEGELKGRVAQMHRLMYLYYYRVIEGGEAQLLAKLKTCWEYLLPDLDKKRRKAILKSNRLDGYLRAVEEALR, from the coding sequence ATGAAAGAGAATGTACCGGTAATTTATGCGGCCCCTTTGCAGGGCTTTACGGAAGCGGCGTGGCGCAATGCCCATGCGCAGTGTTTTGGAGGTGTGGAGGCTTATTACACGCCTTTTGTGCGGTTGGAAAAGGGAGTCATCCGCAACAAGGACAGGCGAGACGTGTCGCCCGACGAGAATACGGTGCCTCGGCTGATTCCCCAAGTAATTGCCTCGGAACCGGAGGAGTTGCGACAGCTGACGGATTTCCTGACAGGACTGGGCTATCGGGAGCTGGATGTGAACATGGGCTGCCCGTTCCCACTGATTGTCCGCCGTGGAAAAGGAGCGGGTATCTTGTCCTCTCCGGAGAAAGTGGCGGCTTTGTTGGAGACGATGAAGGCCTTTCCGGAGATACGTTTCTCGGTCAAGATGAGATTAGGAGGACAGGAACCCAACGAATGGAGAGCGCTAGTGCCGTTGCTCAACGGTTCGTGTGTGACGCAGGTCACACTGCATCCACGTATCGGGAAGCAGCAATACAAGGGAACGGTCGACCGGGAGGCGTTCCGGGCGTTCTATGAGGCTTGTGAGCTGCCGCTGGTATATAATGGCGATTTGCAGACGGTGGCCGACATCCGGGAGGTGTTGGAAGCCTTTCCTCGGCTGAAAGGGGTGATGCTGGGAAGAGGCTTGCTGGCCAATCCGTCATTGGCCCTTGCTTTCCGGGAAGGAGAACTGTCGGAGGGCGAGTTAAAGGGGCGAGTAGCACAGATGCACCGGCTGATGTACTTGTACTACTATCGGGTGATAGAAGGTGGAGAAGCGCAGCTGCTGGCCAAGCTGAAGACCTGCTGGGAGTATCTGCTGCCGGACTTGGACAAGAAACGGCGGAAGGCTATCTTGAAGAGCAATCGTCTGGACGGGTATCTGCGGGCAGTGGAAGAGGCGTTGCGGTGA
- a CDS encoding TonB-dependent receptor domain-containing protein, giving the protein MSTLWTVAAVCLCVGGYPRSETSELKKAIVQMQDLYHVNFVYDSSLEVMRLSGIFSSGKSLKENLQTVFSGTGIKWEIKGSYVLLFKSSQYTFSGHVCQDNGESLLNVTVYDQNMHIGTLTDEHGFFSLTLPEGKHTLRFSYVGYEEVVKELELRSDYSGTIYLKESSTALEGVVVTADLNTSLFTTQTGKVSLTPAQLNTEFSLFSSPDLVKAIQQLPGVSAGTELLSGLYVHGGKNDENLFLLDGMPLYQVNHFGGLFSAFNTDIVKNVDFYKSGFPARYGGRLSSVTDVRMKEGDLKKFHGTVSVGLLDGRLRFEGPVIKEKTSFVFGMRRSWLDVLSAPALRIANRFFPEEDINARYAFHDINAKITHRFSNESRLSFSVYSGRDLFKMKDKQLFPSGNPLHQEKEQTTDEYHIRWGNLSAALSWNNQFNHKLTGNFSLVYARNLSKYDFRSDDSFDKGEDDKEYSVDRMQRDSYSTIDDVGFRMDFHYLPTANHHVRFGSDYLYHIYCPQHTLSQDIRGTEEMTDTLLSSVESHYKGNEFSFYAEDDMRLTRKLRINLGGRYTMYQVSGVVYHSLEPRISASYRLFSRTTLKVSYTEMSQFAHQLSNSYLNLPTDCWVPSTSRIRPMRSRQVAGGVYMELPWRLRLEVESYFRTTSRMLEYEAGGSLTLPAGNWEQVVRVGDGKSYGLETSLVYHDERNLFQAGYTLSWSKQKFDDFYSGWYPSKFDNRHKLNLVYRRKFSRRMDVYAAWTYRSGDHATVPTQYVENPCLPGTSQLSDLEPMYGKPNNITLPAYHRLDVGINFRRTTKRGFERIWNVSIYNAYCRMNPFYTKIERQANGSFRGKAIGLFPIIPSFSYTLNF; this is encoded by the coding sequence ATGAGTACCTTGTGGACTGTGGCGGCTGTTTGTTTGTGTGTAGGGGGGTATCCTCGTTCAGAAACTTCTGAATTGAAGAAAGCAATCGTACAAATGCAAGACTTGTATCACGTGAATTTCGTCTATGATTCTTCTTTGGAAGTGATGCGGTTATCTGGCATTTTTTCTTCTGGTAAGTCATTGAAGGAGAATCTGCAAACTGTCTTTTCCGGAACCGGAATCAAATGGGAGATAAAAGGCAGCTATGTCTTGTTGTTTAAATCGAGTCAGTACACTTTTTCAGGCCACGTGTGTCAGGATAATGGGGAATCACTCCTTAATGTCACGGTGTATGACCAGAATATGCATATTGGTACCTTGACGGATGAACATGGCTTTTTTAGTTTGACACTGCCGGAAGGAAAGCATACTTTGCGTTTCTCTTATGTAGGTTATGAAGAGGTGGTGAAAGAACTGGAACTGCGTTCAGATTATTCTGGCACGATTTATTTGAAGGAAAGTTCCACTGCATTGGAAGGGGTAGTGGTAACGGCCGATTTGAATACTTCTCTTTTTACGACTCAGACTGGAAAGGTTTCGTTGACTCCAGCACAGTTGAATACGGAATTTTCATTGTTCAGTTCACCGGATTTAGTCAAGGCGATTCAGCAGCTTCCCGGGGTATCTGCTGGCACGGAACTGCTCTCCGGCCTTTATGTACATGGGGGAAAGAATGATGAAAACTTATTCTTATTGGACGGCATGCCTCTCTATCAGGTGAATCATTTTGGAGGATTGTTTTCTGCATTTAATACGGATATAGTGAAGAATGTGGATTTTTACAAGAGTGGTTTCCCGGCACGTTACGGAGGGAGGCTTTCGTCTGTGACAGATGTCCGTATGAAGGAGGGGGACTTAAAGAAGTTTCACGGTACGGTATCGGTGGGGCTGCTGGACGGAAGACTGCGTTTCGAAGGGCCTGTCATAAAGGAAAAAACCTCTTTCGTGTTCGGTATGCGCCGGAGCTGGTTGGACGTGCTTTCTGCTCCTGCTTTGCGGATTGCCAATCGTTTCTTTCCCGAAGAAGACATCAATGCCCGTTATGCTTTTCATGATATCAATGCGAAAATCACACACCGGTTTTCCAATGAGAGCAGACTTTCTTTTAGTGTGTATTCTGGAAGAGATTTGTTTAAAATGAAGGATAAACAGCTTTTCCCGTCAGGAAATCCGCTCCATCAAGAGAAAGAACAGACCACGGATGAATACCATATCCGATGGGGAAATCTTTCTGCCGCGTTGTCATGGAATAATCAGTTCAATCATAAACTGACCGGTAATTTTTCTTTGGTATATGCCCGTAATCTGTCTAAGTACGACTTCAGGTCAGATGATAGTTTTGATAAAGGGGAAGATGATAAAGAATATTCTGTGGACCGGATGCAGAGGGACAGTTATTCTACTATTGATGACGTAGGTTTTCGCATGGATTTTCATTACCTTCCTACGGCGAATCATCATGTGCGTTTCGGAAGCGATTACTTGTATCATATCTATTGTCCGCAGCATACGTTATCACAGGATATAAGAGGTACGGAGGAAATGACGGATACGTTATTGTCATCCGTAGAGAGCCATTACAAGGGGAATGAATTCTCTTTTTATGCGGAAGACGATATGAGGCTGACCCGGAAACTGCGGATAAATCTGGGGGGACGTTATACCATGTATCAGGTTTCGGGAGTGGTATATCATTCGCTGGAACCGAGAATATCGGCAAGCTATCGTCTGTTCAGTCGTACCACTTTGAAAGTTTCCTATACCGAGATGAGTCAGTTTGCACACCAGTTATCCAATTCTTATTTAAACTTGCCGACCGATTGTTGGGTCCCTTCTACCTCCCGTATACGTCCTATGCGTTCGCGACAGGTGGCAGGTGGTGTGTACATGGAACTTCCGTGGAGGTTGCGCCTGGAGGTGGAAAGCTATTTCCGTACTACCAGCCGAATGTTGGAGTACGAGGCGGGAGGCAGTCTTACATTGCCTGCCGGAAACTGGGAGCAGGTGGTACGGGTGGGAGACGGCAAATCGTATGGGTTGGAAACATCGCTGGTGTATCATGATGAGCGGAACCTCTTTCAGGCTGGTTATACTTTGTCATGGAGCAAGCAAAAGTTTGATGACTTTTATTCCGGTTGGTATCCCAGCAAGTTTGACAATCGTCATAAACTGAATCTAGTCTATCGTCGTAAATTCAGCCGTCGAATGGATGTATATGCAGCGTGGACTTATCGTAGTGGTGACCATGCGACAGTTCCTACACAGTATGTGGAAAATCCTTGCCTGCCCGGTACCTCGCAACTGTCGGACTTAGAGCCGATGTATGGAAAACCTAACAATATTACTTTGCCTGCCTACCACCGGCTGGATGTGGGTATCAATTTCCGGCGGACTACCAAGCGGGGATTCGAGCGAATCTGGAATGTGAGTATCTATAATGCCTATTGCCGTATGAATCCTTTTTATACTAAGATAGAACGGCAGGCCAACGGAAGTTTCAGAGGAAAGGCTATCGGGCTGTTCCCGATAATTCCTTCTTTTAGCTACACTTTAAATTTCTGA
- a CDS encoding RNA polymerase sigma-70 factor: MGRDRLNIDELFKFYYRPLCLYATHYVQDVETAKDIVQDCFSSLWEKMNDEKSCEVSNMKAYLYVMVKNRSLDYLSQENLFKSGVSFTDLEETLLDEEVEERSVMEARMWTAIDALPERCREVFLLHKRDGLKYQEIAERFHISVHTVDSHIQKAFRLIREGAYKVYLFLFN; encoded by the coding sequence ATGGGAAGAGACAGATTAAATATAGATGAGTTGTTCAAGTTTTATTATAGACCTTTGTGTTTGTATGCCACACATTATGTACAGGACGTAGAGACGGCCAAAGATATCGTGCAGGATTGCTTTTCGTCTTTGTGGGAAAAGATGAATGATGAAAAGTCCTGTGAGGTAAGTAATATGAAGGCTTATTTGTATGTGATGGTGAAGAACCGTAGCTTGGATTATTTGAGTCAGGAAAATCTGTTCAAATCGGGAGTCTCGTTTACGGATTTAGAGGAAACCCTGTTGGATGAGGAGGTGGAGGAACGGAGTGTGATGGAGGCGCGAATGTGGACCGCCATAGATGCCTTGCCTGAGCGTTGCCGTGAGGTCTTTCTTTTGCATAAACGGGATGGCCTGAAGTATCAGGAGATTGCTGAAAGGTTTCATATTTCGGTTCATACAGTCGACAGTCATATTCAGAAGGCATTTCGTTTGATACGTGAGGGGGCATATAAAGTCTATCTATTTCTCTTTAACTAA
- a CDS encoding AAA-like domain-containing protein — MKPVPKFFNTAGPMKPELHYCIDPLTRFDLEEIESLIRQNKYFILHAPRQTGKTSCLLALRDYINKQGEFYAVYANVEGGQAFRNDVKTVESRVVGTIAERAAMTLQSDLPRDLFHKVAASPEQDRLALYLKMLSEALDKPLLLFIDEIDALVGDSLVSVLRQLRSGYDLRPQAFPQSIILCGVRDVRDYRIVLSNQDIVTGGSAFNIKAESLRLGNFSREEIHQLYMQHTAATGQVFDEACFPQIWEATEGQPWLVNALGYEVTMNMRENRDRSVRIIPEMMYRAQERLIYRRDTHIDILIDKLREERVRNVIAPILANEDGEVEQHLKDDDIQYVVDMGLVVRDKPLRIANAIYREVISQANL, encoded by the coding sequence ATGAAACCTGTTCCCAAATTTTTCAATACAGCCGGCCCGATGAAGCCGGAGCTGCATTACTGCATTGACCCGCTGACACGCTTTGACTTGGAGGAAATAGAGTCGCTCATCCGGCAGAACAAGTATTTCATTCTTCATGCGCCACGCCAGACGGGGAAGACTTCGTGTCTGCTGGCCTTACGTGACTACATCAACAAGCAGGGGGAATTTTATGCCGTGTATGCCAATGTGGAAGGGGGGCAGGCTTTTCGAAATGATGTGAAAACGGTGGAGAGTCGTGTAGTGGGTACAATAGCGGAGCGTGCTGCGATGACACTGCAATCAGATTTGCCTCGTGATTTGTTTCATAAAGTAGCTGCCAGTCCGGAGCAGGACCGACTTGCTTTGTATTTAAAGATGCTTTCAGAAGCATTGGACAAACCTTTACTTTTGTTTATAGACGAGATTGATGCATTGGTAGGCGATTCGCTGGTGAGCGTGTTGCGTCAGCTTCGCAGTGGATACGACTTGCGGCCTCAGGCATTTCCGCAGAGTATTATTCTGTGTGGGGTGCGCGATGTGCGTGACTATCGGATTGTGTTGTCGAATCAGGATATTGTGACGGGTGGTTCTGCGTTCAACATCAAGGCTGAATCGCTTCGTTTGGGGAATTTCTCCCGTGAAGAGATTCATCAGCTTTATATGCAGCATACGGCGGCTACGGGCCAGGTATTTGATGAGGCTTGTTTCCCGCAGATATGGGAAGCCACAGAGGGGCAGCCGTGGCTGGTGAATGCGTTGGGCTATGAGGTGACAATGAACATGCGTGAGAACCGTGACCGGAGTGTGCGGATTATACCGGAAATGATGTATCGTGCGCAGGAACGGCTGATTTACCGTCGTGATACGCACATCGATATACTGATAGACAAGCTTCGGGAAGAGAGGGTGAGAAATGTAATCGCTCCGATTCTGGCCAACGAGGACGGAGAGGTGGAGCAACACCTGAAAGACGACGACATCCAGTATGTAGTGGATATGGGCTTAGTGGTGCGTGACAAGCCTCTGCGTATTGCAAATGCCATTTATCGTGAGGTGATAAGTCAGGCTAACTTGTAA
- a CDS encoding thioesterase family protein has protein sequence MENYIFELKMKVRDYECDLQGIVNNANYQHYIEHTRHEFLTSVGVSFAQLHQQGIDPVVARLNMAFKTPLTSGDEFISRLALRKEGIKYVFVQDIYRLPDLKPVIKSTVETVCVINGRLGDSPLFNEIFAPYLK, from the coding sequence ATGGAGAATTACATCTTTGAACTGAAAATGAAGGTCCGCGACTATGAATGCGACCTGCAAGGAATTGTCAACAACGCGAATTACCAGCACTACATCGAGCATACCCGCCATGAGTTTCTGACCTCTGTCGGCGTCAGTTTCGCCCAGCTCCACCAGCAAGGCATCGACCCCGTGGTAGCCCGCCTGAACATGGCCTTCAAGACCCCGCTAACCAGCGGCGACGAGTTTATTTCCCGGCTGGCTCTCCGCAAGGAAGGCATCAAATACGTCTTTGTACAGGACATCTACCGTCTGCCCGACCTGAAACCCGTCATCAAATCGACCGTAGAGACCGTGTGTGTCATTAACGGACGACTGGGTGACAGTCCCCTTTTCAATGAAATCTTTGCGCCTTACCTGAAATGA